CCTTCAGGCTAACAAGTATTTTTAAGGTTTTAGCGCCGGCATCTTCTGCGAGTATATGGAAATTTTGAATAACATCAGTTGAGCCAGGTATTATTTCATTTATAATGCTTTTAAAATAATTGGCCATACCCTGGCTTCCAAGTCTCTTTTCAAGATAGGACTCAATCCCCTTCATATGGGCATCTGAAATGGCAAGCCTTCGTGCCTCTGAAAGATTCCCCTTTATGATTGCCCCTGAACCGACAACCAGTATGCCGCTTTCACTTTTATCAGCCCCATAACTAACTAATGAAAATATCAGAACAGATAAAGTGATGAGTATTTTTGTATTTTTTATCATTCCTGCCCAAAACAAAAGGTTTAAAAACTAATAATAGCTATAGATTAAAGATTTTACTAAATTTGAACCTGCTTTTGTCACTCCCGCAAAGGCGGAAAACCACTTGTAAGACAAAGACCAAAACCAATGGATGCCCGCCAACGCGGGCATGACGGCAGGTTTAGATTTCACCTTTAATGCTATTCAAGAATACAATAATCACCCAAAGGAAATACTCAGTCAAATAAAATCTTTAATATTTTTAAGAATTTCAGCATGATTATCCGGTGAACACCATATCATTTCAGGGTCTGCCCTGAACCATGTGAGTTGTCGTTTTGCATATCTCCTTGTGTCTTGCCTGAGAGAATCCACTGATTCATTATACCCTGCCCTGCCCTGAAGATATTCTATTGCATGCCTGTAACCTATACTTTTTAATGGCTTAAGATCAGGTGCATAACCTTTGTTAAGAAGTCTCTCTGTCTCTTCAACAATGCCTGATTCAAACATGCTGGCGCTTCGGGCATTTATGCGTTCATAAAGGATATCCCTTTCAATAAAAAGGCACATCTTAAGGGTTGAAAATCCGCAGTCAGCAAATAAATGGCCTGATACCATTTTTGAAAATGGCATTCCGGTTAATTCAAATACCTCGATGGCCCTTGTAACCCGTACCCTGTCATTTGGGTGAATAGTGGCAGCAGATTCAGGATCAACCTGTTTAAGCCTTTCATAAAGGGCTTTTTTACCCTGCTTATCATATTCATTGAGTAGACGAGCCCTGATATCAGGATCACTCTGAGGGCAGTCAAACAGACCGCCCAGCAGGCTTTTGATGTAGAGCCCAGTGCCACCGACAACAAGGCATACCCTGTTTCTATTTAAGATATCATGTATAACATGCAGTGCATGCTCCCTGTACAGGGATGCATTAAACTCCTCATCAGGGTTTACTATATCGATCAGGTGATGAGGTATGCCCATCCTTTCGGAATGAGCAGGTTTTGCAGTGCCGATATCCATGCCTTTATATACCTGCATGGAATCACAGTTTACTATTTCTCCGTTTAATTCAAGGGCCAGTTTTACAGCAAGGCAGCTCTTTCCTGTAGCAGTCGGGCCTGTGATAATAACTATTTTTCTTTTATCTGTATTCATATGACTGATGTAATCTTAGTGTTACTTTGAAGTATAAAGAGCCGGAAATGGATTCAGCATACCAATCTCATCCCATGCCTTGCATCTTCTTATACCGGGCAGATACCCCGCGTATCTGTTCCATGGCCTGTCAAAGAGAATGACTTTTGTGTTCATTCTCTGATTTATAAACCTGGCCATATCAAGAGAATCCTCAACTGCAATGATAAACTCCATTTCAGAGAAACGATCAAGTGAAATAGCGATATTTCTATCTACAACAGCTCTTGAGTACTTATCAACCATTATGAATGAATCAAAGGGCACCTTATATCGCGAGAGCCATTCCAGGCTTGATTCATAGGTTGATGTAAGCCTGCCTGTTATAACTGATATCTCATACCCCAGCCCTGCCCATTTATTAAGCTCATCCAGCACTCCTTCAAAAGGTTTAAGCTCCAGGATAATTTCAGGCTCATGAACAAGCCGGAAAAAATAGTCAAACTCATGATCAGTTAGTGAAAAGGATTTTTTCAGATCAAATGTGGTTATGCTTTCAAAATCAACTATTCTGCCAAACTCCCGCTCTACTATCTCCACGTAGCGGCATGTGGTATCAGCTATAACATCATCCAGATCTATGTAAATGGCCGGCAAGGTTAAATCCTGATTTATTCTTCTTCTATCACCCTGACACCATCCGGCACAGCAAACTCAAAGAAACCGGCCTCAAGCCCTTTCTTCTGTTCAAATGCACCGAGCTTGAACCTGGTAAGGTTGCCCGTGATATCAATTATCTCTATACGATTAATAATGTAATCCTTTTTTGAAACAAGTATCTTGATATTATCTATCTCTTCCCATGTTTCATCAGGGATCAGGGTAAGTTCATAGTAGTCCGCCCCATCCGGTTCAAGGATGGAGACATTAAAGGTCTCCTCAGGATTTTTTAGCCCTGTAAAGATCATGCTGATTATGGATAAAGATCTCCCTATACTATCTATCTTTGATACAGTCTTCTTTTCAGGTTCATAGAACCAGATTTTTTTTCCATTTGATATGACATACTCTATAACAGGCTCTTTCTGTTCTACCTTTAGCATATCAGGCTCTTTAAAAAAGAAGGTGCCTGACGCAATATCAGAGCCCATGTCATCAAGCATTGCCATAGACCTGGTAAGTATCTTCCGCCGGTATGGAACGGACATGCCGGCTGAATATGGCCTGTGTGTTTCAAGAATCCTGTCCAGAACCTGGCTGACCTTTGTCTCTGCGCCTGTTACAGGTGAAATCAGCACAGTAAAAAGAATTAGTGAAATTACAGTTATTAATTTTGTATATTTTAAATTTGCCATCAGAGTAAAACACTCCTTATAACTTATTTATTTTTTATCATTTTCTATTTAAAACAGTTTTTTGATCAGCTTATACTTTCAGCTTTCAGCAAAATACATTTAGAACAAAAAGTTAGCTGAAAGCTGAGAGCTGACAGCTGATCGCTGAAAGCTATATATTAT
This portion of the Desulfatiglans sp. genome encodes:
- the miaA gene encoding tRNA (adenosine(37)-N6)-dimethylallyltransferase MiaA — its product is MNTDKRKIVIITGPTATGKSCLAVKLALELNGEIVNCDSMQVYKGMDIGTAKPAHSERMGIPHHLIDIVNPDEEFNASLYREHALHVIHDILNRNRVCLVVGGTGLYIKSLLGGLFDCPQSDPDIRARLLNEYDKQGKKALYERLKQVDPESAATIHPNDRVRVTRAIEVFELTGMPFSKMVSGHLFADCGFSTLKMCLFIERDILYERINARSASMFESGIVEETERLLNKGYAPDLKPLKSIGYRHAIEYLQGRAGYNESVDSLRQDTRRYAKRQLTWFRADPEMIWCSPDNHAEILKNIKDFI
- a CDS encoding outer membrane lipoprotein carrier protein LolA, whose translation is MANLKYTKLITVISLILFTVLISPVTGAETKVSQVLDRILETHRPYSAGMSVPYRRKILTRSMAMLDDMGSDIASGTFFFKEPDMLKVEQKEPVIEYVISNGKKIWFYEPEKKTVSKIDSIGRSLSIISMIFTGLKNPEETFNVSILEPDGADYYELTLIPDETWEEIDNIKILVSKKDYIINRIEIIDITGNLTRFKLGAFEQKKGLEAGFFEFAVPDGVRVIEEE
- a CDS encoding bifunctional metallophosphatase/5'-nucleotidase, which translates into the protein MPAIYIDLDDVIADTTCRYVEIVEREFGRIVDFESITTFDLKKSFSLTDHEFDYFFRLVHEPEIILELKPFEGVLDELNKWAGLGYEISVITGRLTSTYESSLEWLSRYKVPFDSFIMVDKYSRAVVDRNIAISLDRFSEMEFIIAVEDSLDMARFINQRMNTKVILFDRPWNRYAGYLPGIRRCKAWDEIGMLNPFPALYTSK